The nucleotide sequence TTTTCCCATTTCACTTTAAACCAGCGGAGACTAAAGCAGAGGCTGGCCTCTGAGAGCCATTgctggagggtgggtgtggtgcaTAGCTCTGTCCTTTCACCTTGCAGCCAAGCTGGGGGCTAAATATGGCACGGGACAGTTGTGTgcattgaggaaactgagggataGAATAGAAGAATAATGTGActgaacaaaaattttttttttctttgagacagagtctcactctgtcacccaggctggagtgcagtggtgcgatctcagctcactgcaaccttcacctcccgggttcaagcgattctcctgcctcagtctcctgagtagctgggactacaggcacgcgccactatgcccagctaatttttgtatttatagtagagacggggtttcgccatggtggTCAGactgttcttgaattcctgacctcaggtgatccacccacctcagtctcccaaagtgctgggattacaggtgtgagccactgcaccaggtcctgaaaacaatttttaaatgcatattacaaaATAGTGTGTGCAACacaattcccattttataaaatacCTGTAGGCATACAGACAGCCCCGGATGTACAGAAAACACACTGGAAAGTTACACAGCACAATCTCACAGGATTATCGCTGTGTGGAAGAATGAAggacaaatttatatttttcttgcatTTCATAATAGAAACATAGAACTAAtaaagaagccaaaaaaaaaaagaaaaaaagagaaaagaaaaaaagaaagtgatgcaAGAGGAATCGCGCAACACTGCAATATCTTGGCCAATGGTCTCCTTGGGATGTGCGGAATTTCGGTAAAGCTACATCTTGTACTGTAGAAAGCTCTTCTGGGCTTGTGCTCACATCCTTACCTGCTGTCTGGCCATTTCTAGGACTGGGTGTGGTGCTGGCCATGCAGTACGTGCTCCATCAGTGTGTGCTCAATGGACTGCCTGCCATCCTCGGCTGGCCACTGTGGCTCCTGGCCGAGAGAGGGCCACAGAGAAACACTACCGCTTAAGTAGAAATGGACCATATCAAAATTGCTCTTCTCTCTGAGTTGAACATTTTGTATTTAGGGGCTTTAATTACATCTTTCCTTGGAAGAATGGGAAAAAGGTGATTACCAAGATCCCACTTATCCAGTTTGAGCTCCCGTATTGGGCAATCTGGCCTCATTAAAATAAAGACTGTCTTTAAAACATGGGGGGAGGGGAGGCGTCAGATGTTGGATCTTCTATTGATTAGACTCCTTGGTGACAAGCAACAGGAGTTAATAAATTCTGGCCAATTTAAGCTGGAAAGAAATGCACTGGGAAAGATCCTGGTAGCTACCACTGTGGACAGGAAGGCTGCAGAGCCGAGGTGATAAAACAGGCAGGGCTGAGAGCGCTGAGTTGCAGGGACCACTGCTCGAGCCCCTGAGCTTTAGCCCCCAAACAGAACTCACTTGTcttactaatatttatttatttatttatttgcaacaaagtcttgctctgttgcccgggctggagtgcagtggcacgatcttggctcactgcaacctctgcctcctggattcaagtgattctcctgcctcagcctccccagtagctgggactacaggcgtgcgccaccatgcccagctaatttttatattttaagtagagatggggtttcatcatgttggctaggatggtcttgatctcttggcctcgtgatccacctaccttggcctcccaaagtgctgggattacaggcgtgagccacagtgcctggccattactactaatttttttttttttttttttttttttttgagatggagtcttgctctgttacccaggctggagtgcagtggtgcaatctcagctcactgcaacctctgcctcccaggttcaagcaattctcctgccttagtgtcccaagtagctgggactacaggcttgtgccaccacacccatgtaatttttatacttttagtagagatggggtttcactatgttggccaggctggtctcgaactcctgacttcgtgatctgcccacctcagcctcccaaagtgccaggattacaggtgtgagccaccgcacccagccactcctattattattgttattgttctttCTACCCCCTCTTGCCAGTCCCCCTACTCCTCAGTGTTCCTTCTTCCCCAGTTACCTCAGCAGTGGGGGGCTGATCTTTTCTGGACTATTGACTCCTAAGGCCTCCTCAAGGCACTGGGGCTTCTTGAGGCATGGCTTCACCTCTTCTGTCTGCCTGGGAGGAACAGAGTTTAGTCACCCCAGGACTCCAGCAACAGTGGTTAGGCCTGGCCGTCCAGTGTGCGGACATCCCCGCCCTCACAGTTGCTAAAAGGCTGGCCCTTGCTCTCCTTTCTTCATCTCCTCAGGCAAGATTGCCGCAGAAATGAGCTTGAGGAAACTCCCAGGCAGACAAAGTCGGCTCAGTGGAACTCACAGATGGGCCCTGCCCGGTCAATGCCCCCGCTGTGATAGGGTATGTAACTGtccagtgggttcaccttgcctgctgcctagatagagctgatttatcaagacaggggaattgcaacagagaaagagtaatttaTTCAGAGCCGGCTGTGCAGGAGACTGCAGtttttttattactcaaatcagtctctgcGAGCATTTGTGGATTAtaacttttaaagataatttggtgggtaggggcttGGGAAATGGGGAgggctgattggtcaggttggagatagAATCATAGAGGGTCaaagtgagtttttcttgctgttttctattcctgggtgtgatggcagaacTGGTTGAACCAGATTACCGGTCTGGGTGGTGGTGGCTGATCCAtcgagtgcagggtctgcaaaatatctcaagcccTGATCTTAGGTTTTGCAACAGTGATGTtaccccaggagcaatttggggaggttcagactcttggagccagCATGACATCTgaactgtaatttctaatcttgtagctaatttgttagtcctgcaaaggcagactagtccccaggcaagacgAGGGTCTTTTCGGGAAAAGGGCtgctatcaattttgtttcagagtcaaatcatgaactgaattccttcccataGTTAGTTCGgcctacgcccaggaatgaacaaggacagcttgctTAAagtttagaagcaagatggagtcagttaggtctgatttctttcactgtcataatttcctcagttataatctTACAAAGGCAGTTTAAGGTATGAGGTGGGCTTTGAGGGCTTGAGCAGAAACCGCAATCAAGTGGGCAGGAAGAGCCCGTGAGAAGGGCCATTGCTGCCCTCAAGCCCACAAACCACGAGGCACAGCCACTTCTAACCACATTGCAGGTTTCGGCCTGCCAAGGACTCCCACCTGAGGGGCGTGCACAGGGGCTCAGCCCCAGCCAGGCCCTGTTAGCCATGCCCAGAGCGTTGGCTGCATCAACCCTGGGGAAGGAGCGCCTTCCAACTCATCTGTTCAGGGAAGTCCCTTTTTTTCTAACTTATGTAAAGCTTTGAGTGTGCTAGCTGTGGCCCGGCCTCTGTATCTTGTTTAAAGTAGACACAGTATGATCCCTGCCCTGGGCCCCTAGTGTGTGAACAACTTATCAACAGGCAGCTGCTCACTTGAGTCTTGCTCTTATTTTCCAGCTTCTACTTGGGTTCCTTCCTTTTGGTGGATAGGTGTGCTATGGACAGTGGAGAAGATCACAGTGCTGGGCATGCCAGAGCACTTGCCCCTTCCCAGGCATGTGTTGCTCTCTCGGGCCTTCCTACCTTTGCATTGCTGTTCCCTTGGTCTGAATGCCTattccctgtctccctgggaacTCTTGGGCCTCCTTGAAGAAGGAGCCTTGCACCACCATCAGGGTGCAAGGTGATCTTCCCCGTCACCCCACTCTGGCCTGGCTGAGGTGGTTACTCAGCTATGAATGCTCAGGGCAGTTGGGTCTGGGGATCTGGAAGGGGTCTCACCTTGACAGGATGGGAGGaacagaggcaggagagagactTGAAATCTTTGCACGAGGGTGAGCAACCTTTGCATTCTGCTCTATAATATATCCTAATTTTGCACGGAGATACCCTGAACCTGCAAAGGCATATGTCTCAGAACTGATAGgtatagacagacagacagacagatacatacatacacagacagatggacagactCTCACAGAGAGATTTGGAGGTCAAGTAATGAACCAGTAAGCATTTTCATACTAACTTTATAACATTTTTccagagaaaaaataagaaaaccggctcacacctgtaatcctagcagtttgggaggctaaggcaagtggatcacttgaggtcaggagttagagaccagcctggtcaacatggcaaaaccccatctctactaaaaagatggGTCTCGaacccagctacgcaggaggctgaggcaggagaaccacttcaacctgggaggcaggggttgcagggggccaaggtcacgccactgcattccagcctgggcaacagagagagactctgtctcaaaaaaaagtgaaagaaagaaagagagagagagagaaagagaagaaagagaagaaagaaagaaagaaagaaagaaagaaagaaagaaagaaagaaagaaagaaagaaagaaagaaagggagaaagagagagagaaggagggagggagggagagaaagaaaagaaaagaaaagcatacacAGAGAAAGTCCCCTgtgcccctctcccctcctgtTTGGTTGGAAATGTAAAGAGGTACAGAAGCCACCTGCAATGTTGGCTTTCTCTTTAGCTTAGAAATGAGACTGTCCAGATTTACGCTTGGTAAATCCTTGTCTCAGTTTCTATGGCTTTATCTGAGAGTGGAAGAGGTAAAGAACTAATACCATGGGCAATAAATATGACTTTCACAGTGATGGATCAGCCGATGGGTACCTACTGTCCAGTCTCCAAGGAATATGTGAAGTCTGTCTACCCTGAGGATGCCACACCCAGCCCTGTGTATGAAAGGGATTTCACAGCTGTGCACATCTGGGGCCCAAACACAAAGTGGAGCCCAGTGGGTTGGTTAAAGGGGtcacagaggttgtagtgaaacCTCTGTGAGAAAAAATGGTAACATTTTTGGCTTTTGCCACTAGACGTGACCCCACGACAGGgttaaaaataagaagtaaagTCTTGTGAGGTCTCAAGAGCACaggatttctcagcctcagtactatcaacattttgggctggacaattctttgttgtggggaatgtcctgtgcattgtaggatgttagCAGCAGCGTCCCTGGCCTCTACACACTGGATGTCAGTAGCAAtctcccagttgtgacaaccaaaaatggcTCCAGACATGACAAAATGTCCCAGGGTGGGGGTTGCAGCAAAATCTCCCCCAGTTAAGATGCACTGCTCTAGCGGTTCAGAGCAAAGGCTCCGGAGTCAGACTGTCTCGGTTCAAATCCCAATGTTTGCAACTTGTAGGGGAATTGAATGAGTTAACAAACACAAAGGAAGGATGGCCATATACTTTATCCTCCAAACCAGGGCAATTTGAGAATGAAAAAGGTTctaataataatttcataaactggtgctggccatggtggctcatacctataatcacagcactttgggaggccaaggtgggaggattgcttgagaccaagagttcaatacctgtctgggcaacatagcgagacctcacctcacaaaaaataaaaaaaattatctgggcatggtggtatgcacctgtagtcccagctactcatgaggctgaggcaggaggatcacttgggcccaggacttcaagactgcagtgagctatgcccatgccactgtacccaacttgggtgacagagtgggaccttgtctccaataataataataataataatatcataaCTGGGACTGTCAGCAAGCAGAGTTGTGTCCATAATCCATATACAGTGTTGACCACAGAGTCTGACCCACAGTGTCCACTCAGTGACCACTGTGCGAAATGCTTTACATAAAGGaacttcatttaatcttccccAAACCCTACGAGGTCAGTACTATCACTATCCCCTTTCATATATGGGAAGACTGAAACTCTAAGAAGCtacagtaacttgcccaaggtcacacagtgagttgTCCTGCCAGGGCTCTGGTCCCCAAAGGCTAGTGCCCACATGGGCTCGGGTACTGCAGGGAAATGGCACTACTCAACACCCATCCGGCTCTGCATGAACTGCTAGCTCTACTAGGTAATTCACAGTTCCAGCATTAGACTCATGACATTGTACCTTACAAAGCTGAGTGTTTAGGAGTTGCTGTGATAAAAAGCAGGGACTGCATGAAAATCAACATGGAGCAGTGCTCaatatgattttgttttgaaaaactgTGCAGAGTACAACAAGTGCACCCAGCCCATCAGGAAGctattgttgttggttttttaaaaaaattttttgagacagggtcttcctttgTTGCCCACATTGGAGTAtaatgaccatagctcactgtagcctcgacctctcaggctcaagccatcctcccactttagccttccAGGAAGCTGGGACTATATAGATAcaagcccccatgcccagctatttttttttttttgtagagataggatctggttatgttgaccaggctagttttgaactcctgggatcaagtgatcctccagcctcagcctcccaaagtgctgggattacaggggtgagccattgcacttggcCTCACTGTGGTTATTTAAGAATGAAACAACAGGCCGGGtgagtgtaatcccagcagtttgggaggctgaggtgggtagatcatttgaggtcaggagtttgagaccagcctgaccaacatggtgaaaccccatctgtactaaattacaaaaattagctgggtgtggtggtgggtgcctgtaatctcagctactcgggaggctgaggcaggagaatcgcttgaacccaggaggcggaggttgcagtgagctgagatggcaccactgcactccagcatgggcgacagagtgagactccctctcaaaaattaaaaaaaaaaaaaagaaacactaaaatTTTTACCCCAAtttataggtattattattttccaaGATAGTTACTAAGTTGTTAGGACATAAAGTCTTATTAAGTTGTTTGGACCCAACTACTTAATAAATGAAacttttctgtttggtttttctttttgcctagggGTGCCATGAAGGTGCAGTGAATGGAGAAAGTTTATGAGCCTCTGCACTCAACATTTTGCCATTGGTAGAACCCAGGAGGTTAATGTTGGAGAAGGCCTTTTAGTGCAAAGAGCCCACCCTGGTTGTACATTCTAGGGAAACCTCTCTGTGTCTATATCATCACATCAGCCTGTGATGTaatcaatctctctctgtctctgtctgtgctTTTCCCTCTtactatctctctctgtctctctctctcacacacacacacacatacatatacatatagtttCCTTTCCCTCACACAAACACTAATATCCCCTGACCCTAATCAGACAGTTGCCAAAACCCCATTTGTCTGAGTTccctttatttcaattttttgcccTTTTTCAACTGTTTCAGGAAGCAAACCAGTTCTGTTTTTCAACTTGAACCTAGTCAATGTTCAAGCTGAGCATCTACTTCTCAGGTTAGAAGTCACATCATCAGCTCAGACCTGTTTGATACCATGAAAAGCAGACACACAAATGGACCCCCTCCCCAGACAGTACTTCAGACTCTGGCGCAACCAGCCTGAAGTacttagatttctttctttctttctttcttttcttttaagatggtgtctcgctgtgtggcccaggatggagcgcagtggcctgatctcggctcactgcaacctccacctcccggtttcaagcaattctcctgcctcagccttccaagtagctgggattacaggtacctgccaccatgcccagctaatttttgtatttttagtagagacggggtttcaccatgttggccatggctggtctggagctcccaacctcaagtgatccacccgccttggcctcccaaagtgctgagattacaggcatgagccactgtgcccagtcagtaCTTAGATTTCTTAAGACCCAACCTTAAGAAAGACAATTAGAAGACAGAGTGGGCAACTGGGAGAGGCCTGGTAATATGGCAGAGGGAAGAGGGGGTGAAGGTGTGGGTGGCAGGAGGGTGGCTGGTTGGGGAAGTGGCCACTGGATCTTAGGCCACAGGCATACTTTTCCATCTCCAGCTTCCCCATTTACAGAAAACgagactgcagtggtgtgatggaAATGTGTGGGACGGGGACAGGTGACTGGCTTTCATTACTAACCAGAGGACAGCTTAGACAAGTCACTctggctgggcctcagtttccttatctctaacGGGACTGGATTGCCCAGTGCTCCTCAAACTGTGGCACCTGGGGCACATTCATAGCTTGTGTGTGAATCTGCCAGCCTTGAAATATCTGTCTTCCTGGGATggcaagtttattaaaaaatttggAAGGACTCACCCTTTTTATAAGAAAGCATTTTATGTCATTGTTCAGAATGCAAAATGTATATGCATTTTAGTTACAATAACTAATATTTGATAACATTTAACGAGTAATTACTGTGTGCCAAGTGTGCAAAACTCTAGGTGAGCCTCACAATAACCTAATGgggtattattattcccattttatagattaaaaatctGGGGTAGAGGGAGTAGATAATCCACCTAAAGACCTGTTATTAAGTAGTGATAAAAGATCTccactccctctctcccccacaAAAAATATGGACTCATTACAAGTTGTTTTAGGATCTACCTCCAGACCCATGGAGTTTCTTTAGTAAAGCCTGAACGACACAGGCCAAAATAATCTCCAAAGGCCAGCTCTGACCCTTTTAAATCAGTTTTAGCTAAATCCGTTCACAAAAGGCTTCGCACATCCAGTGTCCCTGAAAAATAAAGGAGGTTGGGCAGGCCCTGCGGGGGCTCGAGGAATTCGCTAAGTGAGTTTTCTGGCTTCTGGATACACTTTCAAACGGCCAGAGGGCGCGAGGCTTCCGCCTTGGCCGCCACCTCCCCGGCCAGCTGCGGTGTTCGCGGCCAGTGTTGCCGGGCACTTCCTGGTTCCCGCGCGCCCCGGGTGCAGCTCCCTGCACCCAGTGCTGGCGCTCCTCAGAAGGGAGGGGGCCAGAGGCGAGATGTCGCAAccgcctccctccctctttccccgcCTTGGCACTCAGTCGCCTCCCAGATGAGCACTCTCTCAGACCGCTGCGGGCCGCCAGGCGCCGGGAATGTCCCCTGAATGCGCGCGGGCAGCGGGCGACGCGCCCTTGCGCAGCCTGGAGCAAGCCAACCGCACCCGCTTTCCCTTCTTCTCCGACGTCAAGGGCGACCACCGGCTGGTGCTGGCCGCAGTGGAGACAACCGTGCTGGTGCTCATCTTTGCAGTGTCGCTGCTGGGCAACGTGTGCGCCCTGGTGCTGGTGGCGCGCCGACGACGCCGCGGCGCGACTGCCTGCCTGGTACTCAACCTCTTCTGCGCGGACCTGCTCTTCATCAGCGCTATCCCTCTGGTGCTGGCCGTGCGCTGGACTGAGGCCTGGCTGCTGGGCCCCGTTGCCTGCCACCTGCTCTTCTACGTGATGACCCTGAGCGGCAGCGTCACCATCCTCACGCTGGCCGCGGTCAGCCTGGAGCGCATGGTGTGCATCGTGCACCTGCAGCGCGGCGTGCGGGGTCCTGGGCGGCGGGCGCGGGCAGTGCTGCTGGCGCTCATCTGGGGCTATTCGGCGGTCGCCGCTCTGCCTCTCTGCGTCTTCTTCCGAGTCGTCCCGCAACGGCTCCCCGGCGCCGACCAGGTGAGCGCCCCTCTGTGCGTGCCGGGCAGGTGTCCTGCGCAGGCTGGGAAGCAGGGCCCCGACGGAAGCTGGGATGAGGATGATCAAGAACAATTGCCATTTATTGCACTTAATCGTTGTGCCAAACCTTGTGCCCATGGCTGTGAAGTTTAATCTCTTAAATCTCACTACAACGCTGTGCACACGCCCTCCTAAATGATGTAAGTGGAGTCCCCCAAATTCTTGCAAAATGCAATGACTGTTGCGAGGTTAATTAACGAGTAGTTTAGGAGCGAGACGGAACTTTGGGGGTGCAGGGTGGCCAAACACTTTGTATTGAATCATGATTCCTCGCCAGGTGCTACAATACTGTTATTATcacacccatttcacagatgagaaccAGAGGCACACCGAAGTGTATAATAACTTGCCCAGAGTATTTTATCCGTAATTCGAGGAGGAGATGGGCTCCTTCCAGAAGTTTACCCGTAATTCAAGGAGGAGTTGGGCTCCTGTCCAGGGTTGGGTTATGGTCCTGCGTTGAAAGCGCGCGGACAGGCATGTGAGACCCGGGGACCCCAGATGCAATGCTGTCTTTAGGGGACTTGTGACGGAATTCCCTTCCGGGGTCTTCAGTTTTTTCAGCTGCAAAACGGGAGGATTACACTAGACCTTCGAGGTGTCCTGGGCGCCTGAAATGTGCAGATTACAGAGGCTGGGCCGACGAGCTCTGTTTTACATAGCGGGTCAATAGTTGTCATTATTAGCTCATAGGGGTGGGAGTGACCATGATCGGAATAAGGTTCTGCGGATAGCAGGACATTGGCTCTGTTCCCCTCAAGTCCCGCGGTCCGGAATCCCGAGCTCGGGTCTTTTTCTCTTGCCGCTGTGCCCCGTGGTTGCAGGGTTCGTGCGCCGGGATCCACACGGAAGAGGGAATCTAGACGCGGAGTCACGGTGGAGGACAGTGGCCGCCGTCTGGCTGTCTTCCCAGTGTGTTTGGTTCTCCATGCCTCgcggagagagatagagaaaggaCTTAGGTCTCTGCGCTGGGGGCTCAGCCTCCAGGAGCTTCTGCCCGTGGCTGGGTTCTTGGCCTCCCCTTCCCTGCCGGGGTCACTGGTTTTCCGGCCTGGAACCCCCTACCCTTAAGCTCCCTCTCCACCTAGGAGTGAGTATGGGGCGCCCTGAGTAATCGTGGCACAAACAGGAATCACGGTCCCAAAGAGGGACCTTCGAAGTGGTCAGAGAGGGGAGTAGGGTGGGAGAAATGACATGTCACCAGCGGAAGGCTTGGTTATGGAGATGCACACAGTCCACCAGGGACACCCCCTGACTGTGTGAACCTCCAGAGCCTGGGACAGAGAGGTGGAGCTTCTCTGGGGGTTTTCCCAGACCAGTCTCTCACACAGCCCTTTTATTGGGGGTAGGATGGATGGAGTCTGCCTCCTGTATCCTGtgcgagatttttttttttaaacataaatcaaACTTAAACACTTGTTTCTAATGCTTGTGTGGAATACATTgtggggtgtttgtttgtttgtttatgagcTTGAATGACTAATAGGCAGGAGCCCCATCAAGCCTGTGGCACTTGATCAAATAACATGCAAGCTTGTGGCCATGTCCACTCAAGTGGGGCCCAGAGAAGCCAGGATTAGCTGAGCTGGTGGGTGCCATTTATGGGCAGACCAAGGGCTCTGGCTTAGTGAGCAGGCTTGTTCTTAGCCCACACACACCTGAGAATCAAGGTGGGCTACGCAGATGCCTCTAAAAGCATGGATCAGGAGGGGGCTGGGCTTCTGCCATcagtttctttgattttttaaaaagttattctctCAGTGAGTCACAGTACTTCTATATTTCTCACAGAACTTGAGGTATTtcacctcattttctttcttacagGAGAAAATGATGTTCAGGGAATGAAAGACCAGATAGAATGTATCTTGAAGGTATCTTAAGTTTTCAGATGTGTATTTTGTGCCTCTCCCTTTTTTCAGTGATTTCAAGTATAACCCTAATTAATTGGcaaatgacattaaaaaataagactctTGTCACTTCCCAGCCAGAGCCCAGACTAAAATTGTGTGCTGATAGGGACACAGGTGACTGTTTGGGTGAGAAGGCCTTGGCATAGGCAGGGGCCTTCCATGTCTTGGCCACTTAGTACCGCACCACTGTTAGGGAATCTGGGTGTGGTTAGAGCCCTCTGTGGTGCTTCCAGAGTGGCCACAGTTGTGCTGTAAGGTGCTTCCGTGGAGGTCTGTGTTGTGATGGCTGGGCACACAGACCTCCCTTGTTTTAATGTTGAAACACTTCCTTGGTTTTAAGCAGCTTTGGAGAGGGATTTGGGCAAAGCCACTGGGAGAgaatgaggctgcagtgtgcaCTGGGGGCCAGGTGAGTTAGTTACCCACAGGAGCCCTACTCACTGAAATTAGTAGAGGTGAGGTGGGAAagcttgaaatttaaaaaaaaaaaaatccctgggcatggtggctcacacctgtaatcccagcactttgggaggctgaggcgggcggatcacttgaggtcaggaattggagacaagcctggccaacgtggtgaaaccccatctctactaaaaatacaaaaattagctgggtgtggcagcatgc is from Pan paniscus chromosome 8, NHGRI_mPanPan1-v2.0_pri, whole genome shotgun sequence and encodes:
- the FFAR4 gene encoding free fatty acid receptor 4 — translated: MSPECARAAGDAPLRSLEQANRTRFPFFSDVKGDHRLVLAAVETTVLVLIFAVSLLGNVCALVLVARRRRRGATACLVLNLFCADLLFISAIPLVLAVRWTEAWLLGPVACHLLFYVMTLSGSVTILTLAAVSLERMVCIVHLQRGVRGPGRRARAVLLALIWGYSAVAALPLCVFFRVVPQRLPGADQEISICTLIWPTIAGEISWDVSFVTLNFLVPGLVIVISYSKILQITKASRKRLTVSLAYSESHQIRVSQQDFRLFRTLFLLMVSFFIMWSPIIITILLILIQNFKQDLVIWPSLFFWVVAFTFANSALNPILYNMTLCRNEWKKIFCCFWFPEKGAILTDTSVKRNDLSIISG